One Sphingomonas sabuli genomic region harbors:
- the glnA gene encoding type I glutamate--ammonia ligase codes for MADAGKILKRIKDEEIDWVDLRFTDPKGKWQHLTMTSGLLDEDQLTDGLMFDGSSIAGWKAINESDMILKPDLDAAYIDPFSATPMMVLFCNVVEPSTGELYGRDPRSTATRAEAYVKQTGIGDTVYVGPEAEFFMFDDVRFEDGYASSSFKIDDIELPGNTNREYDGGNLGHRPRAKGGYFPVAPVDSAMDIRGEMVSTLIEMGLPMDKHHHEVAPSQHELGLTYGSLVETADRMQIYKYVVHMVAQAYGKTATFMPKPIAKDNGSGMHTHISIWKGSKPLFAGDGYAGLSETALYFIGGVIKHARALNAFTNPTTNSYKRLVPGFEAPVLLAYSSRNRSASCRIPYGAGEKSKRVEFRFPDALANPYLAYSALLMAGIDGIQNRIHPGDPMDKNLYDLPPQELVDVPTVCGSLREALIALDKDREFLTRGDVFSDDQIDAYMELKWEDVMRWETTPSPVEFDMYYSS; via the coding sequence ATGGCCGACGCGGGCAAGATTCTTAAGCGCATCAAGGACGAGGAAATCGACTGGGTCGACCTGCGATTTACCGACCCCAAGGGCAAGTGGCAGCATCTGACCATGACCAGCGGCCTGCTCGACGAGGACCAGCTAACCGACGGCCTGATGTTCGACGGCAGTTCGATCGCCGGTTGGAAGGCCATCAATGAATCCGACATGATCCTGAAGCCGGACCTCGATGCAGCCTACATCGACCCGTTCAGCGCAACGCCGATGATGGTCCTCTTTTGCAACGTCGTCGAACCGTCGACCGGCGAGCTTTATGGCCGCGATCCCCGCTCTACCGCCACGCGCGCCGAAGCCTACGTCAAGCAGACCGGCATTGGCGACACCGTCTATGTCGGCCCCGAAGCCGAATTCTTCATGTTCGACGATGTCCGCTTCGAAGACGGCTATGCGTCGAGCTCGTTCAAAATCGACGACATCGAACTGCCGGGCAACACCAACCGCGAATATGATGGCGGCAACCTTGGGCACCGGCCGCGCGCCAAGGGCGGATACTTCCCCGTCGCCCCGGTCGACAGCGCGATGGACATCCGCGGCGAGATGGTCTCGACACTGATCGAGATGGGCCTGCCGATGGACAAGCATCATCATGAAGTCGCCCCGTCGCAGCACGAACTGGGCCTGACCTACGGCAGCCTGGTCGAAACCGCCGATCGCATGCAGATATACAAGTATGTCGTGCACATGGTTGCGCAGGCGTATGGCAAGACCGCGACCTTCATGCCCAAGCCGATCGCCAAGGATAATGGCAGCGGCATGCACACCCACATTTCGATCTGGAAAGGCAGCAAGCCACTGTTCGCTGGCGACGGCTATGCCGGCCTGTCGGAAACGGCGCTCTACTTCATCGGCGGCGTGATCAAGCATGCCCGCGCGCTGAACGCCTTCACCAACCCCACGACCAACAGCTACAAGCGGCTGGTCCCGGGCTTCGAGGCGCCGGTGCTGCTCGCATACTCCAGCCGCAACCGCTCCGCGTCGTGCCGCATTCCTTACGGCGCAGGCGAAAAGTCGAAGCGGGTCGAGTTCCGCTTCCCGGATGCCCTGGCCAATCCGTACCTTGCCTATTCGGCGCTGCTGATGGCCGGCATCGACGGCATCCAGAACCGCATCCATCCGGGCGACCCGATGGACAAGAACCTGTACGACCTGCCGCCGCAGGAACTGGTGGACGTGCCGACCGTGTGCGGCAGCCTGCGCGAGGCCCTGATCGCGCTCGATAAGGACCGCGAATTCCTGACCCGCGGCGACGTGTTCAGCGACGACCAGATCGACGCCTACATGGAGCTCAAGTGGGAAGACGTGATGCGGTGGGAAACCACGCCGTCGCCGGTCGAATTCGACATGTATTACTCTTCCTGA